The following coding sequences are from one Lasioglossum baleicum chromosome 18, iyLasBale1, whole genome shotgun sequence window:
- the Dlic gene encoding dynein light intermediate chain isoform X5 encodes MAATAIDIMLQSNGFQAKKKEDPNNKDNLWSSILAEVQNSGNNKLPSNKNILVLGDNESGKTTLIAKLQGVEDPKKGSGLEFAYIDVRDDYRDDQTRLSVWILDGDPGHANLLRFALNAERFPHTLVMLVAAMTTPWDILYQLQSWAALLGDHIDKLPLDNDTRQRCRQFNVKKWQDYTEPGDELDPGSPLRRTSRNLDDETIDNLPLPEAVLTTNLGLDVVVVITKTDYMTTLEKEHDYKDEHFDFMQQWIRRFCLQYGAGLFYTSAKEDKNCDLLYKYLTHRIYSLPFRTPALVVEKDAVLIPAGWDNMKKISILHENLQSMKPDDYYRDVIAQPPINRRCVAREVEVQAEEEQSFLAKQQIELLGLRDPTRSPTLRNQLDPKATGTSQSGEGILANFFNSLLHKKIGSPGSPGSVGTSPIKIDSPPVEKSAVSNDAAVELDRLTRTKKLSPPNLNSSSDC; translated from the exons ATGGCAGCGACAGCGATTGACATAATGTTGCAGAGCAATGGGTTTCAGGCGAAGAAAAAGGAGGATCCAAACAATAAAGACAATTTGTG GTCCTCTATTTTGGCTGAGGTACAGAACAGTGGGAACAACAAATTGCCATCGAACAAGAACATTCTTGTGTTAG GGGACAACGAAAGTGGAAAGACTACTCTTATTGCAAAATTACAAGGTGTAGAGGACCCAAAGAAGGGTTCTGGTTTGGAGTTTGCGTACATCGATGTGAGAGATGACTATAGAGATG ACCAAACAAGATTATCTGTGTGGATTTTGGATGGAGATCCAGGGCATGCGAATCTTTTGAGGTTTGCGCTGAATGCAGAAAGATTTCCACACACTCTTGTCATGTTGGTGGCTGCTATGACGACACCATGGGATATTCTCTATCAGTTACAATCCTGGGCTGCGCTCCTAGGGGATCATATCGATAAATTGCCTCTAGATAACGATACTAGACAACGGTGCAGACAGTTTA ATGTTAAGAAGTGGCAAGATTATACAGAGCCAGGAGACGAATTGGATCCTGGTAGTCCTCTGAGACGCACCAGTCGCAACCTAGATGATGAAACAATTGACAATTTACCACTACCGGAGGCAGTACTCACAACAAACTTGGGTCTcgatgttgttgttgttattacaAAAACTGATTACATGACCACCCTAGAAAAAGAGCACGACTACAA GGATGAACATTTTGATTTTATGCAACAGTGGATACGTCGATTCTGCTTACAGTATGGTGCAGGACTATTTTACACGTCAGCGAAGGAGGACAAGAACTGTGATCTATTGTACAAATACCTTACACACAGAATTTATTCTTTACCATTTAGAACACCTGCTTTAGTGGTCGAGAAGGATGCAGTTCTAAT tccagCTGGTTGGGACAATATGAAGAAGATCAGTATTCTCCATGAGAACTTGCAATCAATGAAACCTGATGACTATTACAGAGATGTTATAGCACAGCCGCCGATTAACAGAAGA TGTGTTGCAAGGGAAGTGGAAGTGCAAGCCGAAGAGGAGCAATCGTTTCTAGCAAAGCAGCAGATCGAATTGCTAGGCTTGAGAGATCCAACCCGCTCTCCAACATTGAGGAATCAG CTGGATCCAAAAGCAACTGGAACTTCTCAGTCTGGTGAGGGTATTTTAGCGAACTTCTTCAACTCGCTGCTCCATAAGAAGATTGGATCACCTGGATCACCAGGTAGTGTAGGCACAAGtccaataaaaattg ATTCTCCTCCAGTGGAAAAATCAGCCGTGTCGAATGACGCAGCGGTGGAGTTGGATCGTCTCACTAGAACCAAGAAACTCTCCCCTCCTAATTTGAATTCGTCGTCTGATTGTTGA
- the Dlic gene encoding dynein light intermediate chain isoform X2, which produces MAATAIDIMLQSNGFQAKKKEDPNNKDNLWSSILAEVQNSGNNKLPSNKNILVLGDNESGKTTLIAKLQGVEDPKKGSGLEFAYIDVRDDYRDDQTRLSVWILDGDPGHANLLRFALNAERFPHTLVMLVAAMTTPWDILYQLQSWAALLGDHIDKLPLDNDTRQRCRQFNVKKWQDYTEPGDELDPGSPLRRTSRNLDDETIDNLPLPEAVLTTNLGLDVVVVITKTDYMTTLEKEHDYKDEHFDFMQQWIRRFCLQYGAGLFYTSAKEDKNCDLLYKYLTHRIYSLPFRTPALVVEKDAVLIPAGWDNMKKISILHENLQSMKPDDYYRDVIAQPPINRRCVAREVEVQAEEEQSFLAKQQIELLGLRDPTRSPTLRNQASTGPVIQLDPKATGTSQSGEGILANFFNSLLHKKIGSPGSPGSVGTSPIKIDSPPVEKSAVSNDAAVELDRLTRTKKLSPPNLNSSSDC; this is translated from the exons ATGGCAGCGACAGCGATTGACATAATGTTGCAGAGCAATGGGTTTCAGGCGAAGAAAAAGGAGGATCCAAACAATAAAGACAATTTGTG GTCCTCTATTTTGGCTGAGGTACAGAACAGTGGGAACAACAAATTGCCATCGAACAAGAACATTCTTGTGTTAG GGGACAACGAAAGTGGAAAGACTACTCTTATTGCAAAATTACAAGGTGTAGAGGACCCAAAGAAGGGTTCTGGTTTGGAGTTTGCGTACATCGATGTGAGAGATGACTATAGAGATG ACCAAACAAGATTATCTGTGTGGATTTTGGATGGAGATCCAGGGCATGCGAATCTTTTGAGGTTTGCGCTGAATGCAGAAAGATTTCCACACACTCTTGTCATGTTGGTGGCTGCTATGACGACACCATGGGATATTCTCTATCAGTTACAATCCTGGGCTGCGCTCCTAGGGGATCATATCGATAAATTGCCTCTAGATAACGATACTAGACAACGGTGCAGACAGTTTA ATGTTAAGAAGTGGCAAGATTATACAGAGCCAGGAGACGAATTGGATCCTGGTAGTCCTCTGAGACGCACCAGTCGCAACCTAGATGATGAAACAATTGACAATTTACCACTACCGGAGGCAGTACTCACAACAAACTTGGGTCTcgatgttgttgttgttattacaAAAACTGATTACATGACCACCCTAGAAAAAGAGCACGACTACAA GGATGAACATTTTGATTTTATGCAACAGTGGATACGTCGATTCTGCTTACAGTATGGTGCAGGACTATTTTACACGTCAGCGAAGGAGGACAAGAACTGTGATCTATTGTACAAATACCTTACACACAGAATTTATTCTTTACCATTTAGAACACCTGCTTTAGTGGTCGAGAAGGATGCAGTTCTAAT tccagCTGGTTGGGACAATATGAAGAAGATCAGTATTCTCCATGAGAACTTGCAATCAATGAAACCTGATGACTATTACAGAGATGTTATAGCACAGCCGCCGATTAACAGAAGA TGTGTTGCAAGGGAAGTGGAAGTGCAAGCCGAAGAGGAGCAATCGTTTCTAGCAAAGCAGCAGATCGAATTGCTAGGCTTGAGAGATCCAACCCGCTCTCCAACATTGAGGAATCAGGCAAGCACAGGACCGGTGATTCAG CTGGATCCAAAAGCAACTGGAACTTCTCAGTCTGGTGAGGGTATTTTAGCGAACTTCTTCAACTCGCTGCTCCATAAGAAGATTGGATCACCTGGATCACCAGGTAGTGTAGGCACAAGtccaataaaaattg ATTCTCCTCCAGTGGAAAAATCAGCCGTGTCGAATGACGCAGCGGTGGAGTTGGATCGTCTCACTAGAACCAAGAAACTCTCCCCTCCTAATTTGAATTCGTCGTCTGATTGTTGA
- the Dlic gene encoding dynein light intermediate chain isoform X4, which translates to MAATAIDIMLQSNGFQAKKKEDPNNKDNLWSSILAEVQNSGNNKLPSNKNILVLGDNESGKTTLIAKLQGVEDPKKGSGLEFAYIDVRDDYRDDQTRLSVWILDGDPGHANLLRFALNAERFPHTLVMLVAAMTTPWDILYQLQSWAALLGDHIDKLPLDNDTRQRCRQFNVKKWQDYTEPGDELDPGSPLRRTSRNLDDETIDNLPLPEAVLTTNLGLDVVVVITKTDYMTTLEKEHDYKDEHFDFMQQWIRRFCLQYGAGLFYTSAKEDKNCDLLYKYLTHRIYSLPFRTPALVVEKDAVLIPAGWDNMKKISILHENLQSMKPDDYYRDVIAQPPINRRCVAREVEVQAEEEQSFLAKQQIELLGLRDPTRSPTLRNQASTGPVIQVASPNKKLDPKATGTSQSGEGILANFFNSLLHKKIGSPGSPDSPPVEKSAVSNDAAVELDRLTRTKKLSPPNLNSSSDC; encoded by the exons ATGGCAGCGACAGCGATTGACATAATGTTGCAGAGCAATGGGTTTCAGGCGAAGAAAAAGGAGGATCCAAACAATAAAGACAATTTGTG GTCCTCTATTTTGGCTGAGGTACAGAACAGTGGGAACAACAAATTGCCATCGAACAAGAACATTCTTGTGTTAG GGGACAACGAAAGTGGAAAGACTACTCTTATTGCAAAATTACAAGGTGTAGAGGACCCAAAGAAGGGTTCTGGTTTGGAGTTTGCGTACATCGATGTGAGAGATGACTATAGAGATG ACCAAACAAGATTATCTGTGTGGATTTTGGATGGAGATCCAGGGCATGCGAATCTTTTGAGGTTTGCGCTGAATGCAGAAAGATTTCCACACACTCTTGTCATGTTGGTGGCTGCTATGACGACACCATGGGATATTCTCTATCAGTTACAATCCTGGGCTGCGCTCCTAGGGGATCATATCGATAAATTGCCTCTAGATAACGATACTAGACAACGGTGCAGACAGTTTA ATGTTAAGAAGTGGCAAGATTATACAGAGCCAGGAGACGAATTGGATCCTGGTAGTCCTCTGAGACGCACCAGTCGCAACCTAGATGATGAAACAATTGACAATTTACCACTACCGGAGGCAGTACTCACAACAAACTTGGGTCTcgatgttgttgttgttattacaAAAACTGATTACATGACCACCCTAGAAAAAGAGCACGACTACAA GGATGAACATTTTGATTTTATGCAACAGTGGATACGTCGATTCTGCTTACAGTATGGTGCAGGACTATTTTACACGTCAGCGAAGGAGGACAAGAACTGTGATCTATTGTACAAATACCTTACACACAGAATTTATTCTTTACCATTTAGAACACCTGCTTTAGTGGTCGAGAAGGATGCAGTTCTAAT tccagCTGGTTGGGACAATATGAAGAAGATCAGTATTCTCCATGAGAACTTGCAATCAATGAAACCTGATGACTATTACAGAGATGTTATAGCACAGCCGCCGATTAACAGAAGA TGTGTTGCAAGGGAAGTGGAAGTGCAAGCCGAAGAGGAGCAATCGTTTCTAGCAAAGCAGCAGATCGAATTGCTAGGCTTGAGAGATCCAACCCGCTCTCCAACATTGAGGAATCAGGCAAGCACAGGACCGGTGATTCAG GTCGCTTCTCCAAATAAAAAGCTGGATCCAAAAGCAACTGGAACTTCTCAGTCTGGTGAGGGTATTTTAGCGAACTTCTTCAACTCGCTGCTCCATAAGAAGATTGGATCACCTGGATCACCAG ATTCTCCTCCAGTGGAAAAATCAGCCGTGTCGAATGACGCAGCGGTGGAGTTGGATCGTCTCACTAGAACCAAGAAACTCTCCCCTCCTAATTTGAATTCGTCGTCTGATTGTTGA
- the Dlic gene encoding dynein light intermediate chain isoform X8 has protein sequence MAATAIDIMLQSNGFQAKKKEDPNNKDNLWSSILAEVQNSGNNKLPSNKNILVLGDNESGKTTLIAKLQGVEDPKKGSGLEFAYIDVRDDYRDDQTRLSVWILDGDPGHANLLRFALNAERFPHTLVMLVAAMTTPWDILYQLQSWAALLGDHIDKLPLDNDTRQRCRQFNVKKWQDYTEPGDELDPGSPLRRTSRNLDDETIDNLPLPEAVLTTNLGLDVVVVITKTDYMTTLEKEHDYKDEHFDFMQQWIRRFCLQYGAGLFYTSAKEDKNCDLLYKYLTHRIYSLPFRTPALVVEKDAVLIPAGWDNMKKISILHENLQSMKPDDYYRDVIAQPPINRRCVAREVEVQAEEEQSFLAKQQIELLGLRDPTRSPTLRNQLDPKATGTSQSGEGILANFFNSLLHKKIGSPGSPDSPPVEKSAVSNDAAVELDRLTRTKKLSPPNLNSSSDC, from the exons ATGGCAGCGACAGCGATTGACATAATGTTGCAGAGCAATGGGTTTCAGGCGAAGAAAAAGGAGGATCCAAACAATAAAGACAATTTGTG GTCCTCTATTTTGGCTGAGGTACAGAACAGTGGGAACAACAAATTGCCATCGAACAAGAACATTCTTGTGTTAG GGGACAACGAAAGTGGAAAGACTACTCTTATTGCAAAATTACAAGGTGTAGAGGACCCAAAGAAGGGTTCTGGTTTGGAGTTTGCGTACATCGATGTGAGAGATGACTATAGAGATG ACCAAACAAGATTATCTGTGTGGATTTTGGATGGAGATCCAGGGCATGCGAATCTTTTGAGGTTTGCGCTGAATGCAGAAAGATTTCCACACACTCTTGTCATGTTGGTGGCTGCTATGACGACACCATGGGATATTCTCTATCAGTTACAATCCTGGGCTGCGCTCCTAGGGGATCATATCGATAAATTGCCTCTAGATAACGATACTAGACAACGGTGCAGACAGTTTA ATGTTAAGAAGTGGCAAGATTATACAGAGCCAGGAGACGAATTGGATCCTGGTAGTCCTCTGAGACGCACCAGTCGCAACCTAGATGATGAAACAATTGACAATTTACCACTACCGGAGGCAGTACTCACAACAAACTTGGGTCTcgatgttgttgttgttattacaAAAACTGATTACATGACCACCCTAGAAAAAGAGCACGACTACAA GGATGAACATTTTGATTTTATGCAACAGTGGATACGTCGATTCTGCTTACAGTATGGTGCAGGACTATTTTACACGTCAGCGAAGGAGGACAAGAACTGTGATCTATTGTACAAATACCTTACACACAGAATTTATTCTTTACCATTTAGAACACCTGCTTTAGTGGTCGAGAAGGATGCAGTTCTAAT tccagCTGGTTGGGACAATATGAAGAAGATCAGTATTCTCCATGAGAACTTGCAATCAATGAAACCTGATGACTATTACAGAGATGTTATAGCACAGCCGCCGATTAACAGAAGA TGTGTTGCAAGGGAAGTGGAAGTGCAAGCCGAAGAGGAGCAATCGTTTCTAGCAAAGCAGCAGATCGAATTGCTAGGCTTGAGAGATCCAACCCGCTCTCCAACATTGAGGAATCAG CTGGATCCAAAAGCAACTGGAACTTCTCAGTCTGGTGAGGGTATTTTAGCGAACTTCTTCAACTCGCTGCTCCATAAGAAGATTGGATCACCTGGATCACCAG ATTCTCCTCCAGTGGAAAAATCAGCCGTGTCGAATGACGCAGCGGTGGAGTTGGATCGTCTCACTAGAACCAAGAAACTCTCCCCTCCTAATTTGAATTCGTCGTCTGATTGTTGA
- the Dlic gene encoding dynein light intermediate chain isoform X7 — protein sequence MAATAIDIMLQSNGFQAKKKEDPNNKDNLWSSILAEVQNSGNNKLPSNKNILVLGDNESGKTTLIAKLQGVEDPKKGSGLEFAYIDVRDDYRDDQTRLSVWILDGDPGHANLLRFALNAERFPHTLVMLVAAMTTPWDILYQLQSWAALLGDHIDKLPLDNDTRQRCRQFNVKKWQDYTEPGDELDPGSPLRRTSRNLDDETIDNLPLPEAVLTTNLGLDVVVVITKTDYMTTLEKEHDYKDEHFDFMQQWIRRFCLQYGAGLFYTSAKEDKNCDLLYKYLTHRIYSLPFRTPALVVEKDAVLIPAGWDNMKKISILHENLQSMKPDDYYRDVIAQPPINRRCVAREVEVQAEEEQSFLAKQQIELLGLRDPTRSPTLRNQVASPNKKLDPKATGTSQSGEGILANFFNSLLHKKIGSPGSPDSPPVEKSAVSNDAAVELDRLTRTKKLSPPNLNSSSDC from the exons ATGGCAGCGACAGCGATTGACATAATGTTGCAGAGCAATGGGTTTCAGGCGAAGAAAAAGGAGGATCCAAACAATAAAGACAATTTGTG GTCCTCTATTTTGGCTGAGGTACAGAACAGTGGGAACAACAAATTGCCATCGAACAAGAACATTCTTGTGTTAG GGGACAACGAAAGTGGAAAGACTACTCTTATTGCAAAATTACAAGGTGTAGAGGACCCAAAGAAGGGTTCTGGTTTGGAGTTTGCGTACATCGATGTGAGAGATGACTATAGAGATG ACCAAACAAGATTATCTGTGTGGATTTTGGATGGAGATCCAGGGCATGCGAATCTTTTGAGGTTTGCGCTGAATGCAGAAAGATTTCCACACACTCTTGTCATGTTGGTGGCTGCTATGACGACACCATGGGATATTCTCTATCAGTTACAATCCTGGGCTGCGCTCCTAGGGGATCATATCGATAAATTGCCTCTAGATAACGATACTAGACAACGGTGCAGACAGTTTA ATGTTAAGAAGTGGCAAGATTATACAGAGCCAGGAGACGAATTGGATCCTGGTAGTCCTCTGAGACGCACCAGTCGCAACCTAGATGATGAAACAATTGACAATTTACCACTACCGGAGGCAGTACTCACAACAAACTTGGGTCTcgatgttgttgttgttattacaAAAACTGATTACATGACCACCCTAGAAAAAGAGCACGACTACAA GGATGAACATTTTGATTTTATGCAACAGTGGATACGTCGATTCTGCTTACAGTATGGTGCAGGACTATTTTACACGTCAGCGAAGGAGGACAAGAACTGTGATCTATTGTACAAATACCTTACACACAGAATTTATTCTTTACCATTTAGAACACCTGCTTTAGTGGTCGAGAAGGATGCAGTTCTAAT tccagCTGGTTGGGACAATATGAAGAAGATCAGTATTCTCCATGAGAACTTGCAATCAATGAAACCTGATGACTATTACAGAGATGTTATAGCACAGCCGCCGATTAACAGAAGA TGTGTTGCAAGGGAAGTGGAAGTGCAAGCCGAAGAGGAGCAATCGTTTCTAGCAAAGCAGCAGATCGAATTGCTAGGCTTGAGAGATCCAACCCGCTCTCCAACATTGAGGAATCAG GTCGCTTCTCCAAATAAAAAGCTGGATCCAAAAGCAACTGGAACTTCTCAGTCTGGTGAGGGTATTTTAGCGAACTTCTTCAACTCGCTGCTCCATAAGAAGATTGGATCACCTGGATCACCAG ATTCTCCTCCAGTGGAAAAATCAGCCGTGTCGAATGACGCAGCGGTGGAGTTGGATCGTCTCACTAGAACCAAGAAACTCTCCCCTCCTAATTTGAATTCGTCGTCTGATTGTTGA
- the Dlic gene encoding dynein light intermediate chain isoform X3 — MAATAIDIMLQSNGFQAKKKEDPNNKDNLWSSILAEVQNSGNNKLPSNKNILVLGDNESGKTTLIAKLQGVEDPKKGSGLEFAYIDVRDDYRDDQTRLSVWILDGDPGHANLLRFALNAERFPHTLVMLVAAMTTPWDILYQLQSWAALLGDHIDKLPLDNDTRQRCRQFNVKKWQDYTEPGDELDPGSPLRRTSRNLDDETIDNLPLPEAVLTTNLGLDVVVVITKTDYMTTLEKEHDYKDEHFDFMQQWIRRFCLQYGAGLFYTSAKEDKNCDLLYKYLTHRIYSLPFRTPALVVEKDAVLIPAGWDNMKKISILHENLQSMKPDDYYRDVIAQPPINRRCVAREVEVQAEEEQSFLAKQQIELLGLRDPTRSPTLRNQVASPNKKLDPKATGTSQSGEGILANFFNSLLHKKIGSPGSPGSVGTSPIKIDSPPVEKSAVSNDAAVELDRLTRTKKLSPPNLNSSSDC, encoded by the exons ATGGCAGCGACAGCGATTGACATAATGTTGCAGAGCAATGGGTTTCAGGCGAAGAAAAAGGAGGATCCAAACAATAAAGACAATTTGTG GTCCTCTATTTTGGCTGAGGTACAGAACAGTGGGAACAACAAATTGCCATCGAACAAGAACATTCTTGTGTTAG GGGACAACGAAAGTGGAAAGACTACTCTTATTGCAAAATTACAAGGTGTAGAGGACCCAAAGAAGGGTTCTGGTTTGGAGTTTGCGTACATCGATGTGAGAGATGACTATAGAGATG ACCAAACAAGATTATCTGTGTGGATTTTGGATGGAGATCCAGGGCATGCGAATCTTTTGAGGTTTGCGCTGAATGCAGAAAGATTTCCACACACTCTTGTCATGTTGGTGGCTGCTATGACGACACCATGGGATATTCTCTATCAGTTACAATCCTGGGCTGCGCTCCTAGGGGATCATATCGATAAATTGCCTCTAGATAACGATACTAGACAACGGTGCAGACAGTTTA ATGTTAAGAAGTGGCAAGATTATACAGAGCCAGGAGACGAATTGGATCCTGGTAGTCCTCTGAGACGCACCAGTCGCAACCTAGATGATGAAACAATTGACAATTTACCACTACCGGAGGCAGTACTCACAACAAACTTGGGTCTcgatgttgttgttgttattacaAAAACTGATTACATGACCACCCTAGAAAAAGAGCACGACTACAA GGATGAACATTTTGATTTTATGCAACAGTGGATACGTCGATTCTGCTTACAGTATGGTGCAGGACTATTTTACACGTCAGCGAAGGAGGACAAGAACTGTGATCTATTGTACAAATACCTTACACACAGAATTTATTCTTTACCATTTAGAACACCTGCTTTAGTGGTCGAGAAGGATGCAGTTCTAAT tccagCTGGTTGGGACAATATGAAGAAGATCAGTATTCTCCATGAGAACTTGCAATCAATGAAACCTGATGACTATTACAGAGATGTTATAGCACAGCCGCCGATTAACAGAAGA TGTGTTGCAAGGGAAGTGGAAGTGCAAGCCGAAGAGGAGCAATCGTTTCTAGCAAAGCAGCAGATCGAATTGCTAGGCTTGAGAGATCCAACCCGCTCTCCAACATTGAGGAATCAG GTCGCTTCTCCAAATAAAAAGCTGGATCCAAAAGCAACTGGAACTTCTCAGTCTGGTGAGGGTATTTTAGCGAACTTCTTCAACTCGCTGCTCCATAAGAAGATTGGATCACCTGGATCACCAGGTAGTGTAGGCACAAGtccaataaaaattg ATTCTCCTCCAGTGGAAAAATCAGCCGTGTCGAATGACGCAGCGGTGGAGTTGGATCGTCTCACTAGAACCAAGAAACTCTCCCCTCCTAATTTGAATTCGTCGTCTGATTGTTGA
- the Dlic gene encoding dynein light intermediate chain isoform X1: MAATAIDIMLQSNGFQAKKKEDPNNKDNLWSSILAEVQNSGNNKLPSNKNILVLGDNESGKTTLIAKLQGVEDPKKGSGLEFAYIDVRDDYRDDQTRLSVWILDGDPGHANLLRFALNAERFPHTLVMLVAAMTTPWDILYQLQSWAALLGDHIDKLPLDNDTRQRCRQFNVKKWQDYTEPGDELDPGSPLRRTSRNLDDETIDNLPLPEAVLTTNLGLDVVVVITKTDYMTTLEKEHDYKDEHFDFMQQWIRRFCLQYGAGLFYTSAKEDKNCDLLYKYLTHRIYSLPFRTPALVVEKDAVLIPAGWDNMKKISILHENLQSMKPDDYYRDVIAQPPINRRCVAREVEVQAEEEQSFLAKQQIELLGLRDPTRSPTLRNQASTGPVIQVASPNKKLDPKATGTSQSGEGILANFFNSLLHKKIGSPGSPGSVGTSPIKIDSPPVEKSAVSNDAAVELDRLTRTKKLSPPNLNSSSDC; the protein is encoded by the exons ATGGCAGCGACAGCGATTGACATAATGTTGCAGAGCAATGGGTTTCAGGCGAAGAAAAAGGAGGATCCAAACAATAAAGACAATTTGTG GTCCTCTATTTTGGCTGAGGTACAGAACAGTGGGAACAACAAATTGCCATCGAACAAGAACATTCTTGTGTTAG GGGACAACGAAAGTGGAAAGACTACTCTTATTGCAAAATTACAAGGTGTAGAGGACCCAAAGAAGGGTTCTGGTTTGGAGTTTGCGTACATCGATGTGAGAGATGACTATAGAGATG ACCAAACAAGATTATCTGTGTGGATTTTGGATGGAGATCCAGGGCATGCGAATCTTTTGAGGTTTGCGCTGAATGCAGAAAGATTTCCACACACTCTTGTCATGTTGGTGGCTGCTATGACGACACCATGGGATATTCTCTATCAGTTACAATCCTGGGCTGCGCTCCTAGGGGATCATATCGATAAATTGCCTCTAGATAACGATACTAGACAACGGTGCAGACAGTTTA ATGTTAAGAAGTGGCAAGATTATACAGAGCCAGGAGACGAATTGGATCCTGGTAGTCCTCTGAGACGCACCAGTCGCAACCTAGATGATGAAACAATTGACAATTTACCACTACCGGAGGCAGTACTCACAACAAACTTGGGTCTcgatgttgttgttgttattacaAAAACTGATTACATGACCACCCTAGAAAAAGAGCACGACTACAA GGATGAACATTTTGATTTTATGCAACAGTGGATACGTCGATTCTGCTTACAGTATGGTGCAGGACTATTTTACACGTCAGCGAAGGAGGACAAGAACTGTGATCTATTGTACAAATACCTTACACACAGAATTTATTCTTTACCATTTAGAACACCTGCTTTAGTGGTCGAGAAGGATGCAGTTCTAAT tccagCTGGTTGGGACAATATGAAGAAGATCAGTATTCTCCATGAGAACTTGCAATCAATGAAACCTGATGACTATTACAGAGATGTTATAGCACAGCCGCCGATTAACAGAAGA TGTGTTGCAAGGGAAGTGGAAGTGCAAGCCGAAGAGGAGCAATCGTTTCTAGCAAAGCAGCAGATCGAATTGCTAGGCTTGAGAGATCCAACCCGCTCTCCAACATTGAGGAATCAGGCAAGCACAGGACCGGTGATTCAG GTCGCTTCTCCAAATAAAAAGCTGGATCCAAAAGCAACTGGAACTTCTCAGTCTGGTGAGGGTATTTTAGCGAACTTCTTCAACTCGCTGCTCCATAAGAAGATTGGATCACCTGGATCACCAGGTAGTGTAGGCACAAGtccaataaaaattg ATTCTCCTCCAGTGGAAAAATCAGCCGTGTCGAATGACGCAGCGGTGGAGTTGGATCGTCTCACTAGAACCAAGAAACTCTCCCCTCCTAATTTGAATTCGTCGTCTGATTGTTGA